ATTTCAGCGGGAAGCCGTGCTAGCCAATAATCTGCAAACGGCGGCTTCTTTGGTGGCGGATATCAATCATCCCCAATTGGGAATTTGCCTCGATTTGTTTCATTATTATTGCGGGCCTAGCAAGTCCGAAGATTTGGGTTATTTGACCCCCCACAATTTATTTCATGTGCAGTTGTGCGATCTGGTGGGAACACCGCGGGAAATGGCCAGCGACGCGGACCGCATTTTGCCCGGCGATGGCGAAATTCCCCTACAGCCCCTCATAGCGCATTTGCAAAGCCAAGGGTATGTGGGACCCGTCTCGATTGAATTAATGAATCACCAAATGTGGCAGGTTCCGGCCCGGAGCTTTGGCGAGATCGCCATGACCGCGCTTAGAAAGCTCTTGGGCCAAGCGGCGATGGAGTGAGAGTTGTAAATTAAAAATTAAGAATTAAGAATGGGGCATATCACTTGCCTCCAAACTCCACTACTCCTTTCGGCGACAGAGTCCCATCCAACATTTTTCCCTCGCCTCCCGACCCGCGACACCCGTCCCACGCTCCAATACTCCAAACTCCATTCGGCGACAGAGTCGCCTCCTACATTTTCCTCTAGCATCATGTTCACCGGCCTTGTCGAATGTGCGGTCCCCGTTCACGCCCTGGACTCCGTGGGACCGGGAAAACGTTTGATCCTGGCCGTGCCGCAGTTCGCCGCGCACGTAACCATCGGCGAAAGCATCGCTGTCAATGGATGCTGCCTGACCGTTGTGGGAATTGAAGCAGAACTGTTGCACTTTGAGGCGGGACCCGAAACGCTAAGATTGACCAATCTAGGAGAACTGCTCCCCGGTCAACTGGTCAATGTCGAGCGATCCTTGCGCTTGGGGGATCGGCTGGGGGGCCATTTGGTCACGGGACATATCGACGGGACGGG
This portion of the Pirellulales bacterium genome encodes:
- a CDS encoding riboflavin synthase; amino-acid sequence: MFTGLVECAVPVHALDSVGPGKRLILAVPQFAAHVTIGESIAVNGCCLTVVGIEAELLHFEAGPETLRLTNLGELLPGQLVNVERSLRLGDRLGGHLVTGHIDGTGTLARRMDNAAWSDLWFTAPGELLRQMVRKGSITVDGVSLTLVAVSDTEFCVQLIPHTLAVTTLGIRQPGERVNLETDLLAKYVERQLAPRT